In Magnetococcales bacterium, a single window of DNA contains:
- the waaC gene encoding lipopolysaccharide heptosyltransferase I, with the protein MTVNLLLIKTSSLGDVLHMLPAVTDAKRACPDLRLSWVVEENLAEMVGWHPGVDHIIPVALRRWRRSPMQAWRRGELQQFLTRMRGEEFTHIVDAQGLLKSAILARLAQGRRFGPDRTWVRERYALPFYQTTVAAAGLDHVVARLRHLLAEVLAYPLPATPPDFGLDRHRLPVLARPEHPYVVFLHGTAWSSKAWPEACWIDLARHIRTQTHFHIWLPWGTLQERQRAERMATATGHGVWVLPALRLGELAAHLLGAAAVVGLDSGLAHLAGALDIPGITLFGATNPDYSGVARSRQTLLAADFPCAPCMRRVCHPPPGIHPGHPPCLATLAPQRVWEALQPGLGLPLPGEKLEPRAWLAPS; encoded by the coding sequence GTGACTGTCAATCTCCTCCTGATCAAAACATCCTCCCTGGGGGATGTCCTGCACATGCTGCCTGCCGTGACCGATGCCAAACGGGCATGTCCCGACCTGCGTTTGAGTTGGGTTGTGGAAGAAAATCTGGCCGAAATGGTCGGTTGGCATCCGGGGGTGGATCACATCATTCCCGTGGCATTGCGCCGCTGGCGTCGTTCCCCCATGCAGGCCTGGCGTCGCGGCGAGTTGCAGCAGTTTTTGACCAGAATGCGAGGCGAGGAGTTTACCCACATCGTGGATGCCCAGGGTTTGTTGAAAAGTGCCATTCTGGCCCGTCTGGCACAGGGCCGGCGGTTCGGACCGGATCGAACCTGGGTCCGGGAACGGTATGCCCTGCCATTCTACCAGACAACCGTGGCTGCTGCCGGTCTTGACCATGTGGTGGCGCGACTCCGGCACCTGCTGGCGGAAGTCCTGGCCTATCCATTGCCCGCCACACCACCCGATTTTGGCCTGGATCGGCACCGCCTGCCCGTCCTGGCCCGACCGGAACATCCTTATGTGGTTTTTTTGCATGGCACGGCCTGGAGCAGCAAGGCTTGGCCCGAGGCCTGCTGGATCGACCTGGCCCGGCACATCCGCACCCAGACACATTTCCATATCTGGCTTCCCTGGGGCACGCTCCAGGAACGGCAGAGAGCAGAACGTATGGCAACGGCCACTGGTCATGGCGTTTGGGTTCTGCCGGCCCTGCGTCTGGGTGAATTGGCGGCCCATTTGCTTGGGGCTGCTGCCGTGGTTGGTCTGGATTCCGGCCTGGCCCATCTGGCCGGTGCCCTGGATATTCCGGGCATCACCCTGTTTGGTGCCACCAATCCGGATTATTCGGGCGTGGCCCGTTCCCGACAAACATTGCTGGCGGCTGATTTTCCTTGTGCGCCGTGCATGCGGCGGGTGTGTCACCCCCCGCCGGGAATTCACCCCGGCCATCCCCCCTGTCTGGCCACTCTTGCCCCGCAACGGGTCTGGGAGGCACTGCAACCCGGGCTTGGTTTGCCGCTGCCAGGCGAGAAACTCGAACCCCGGGCCTGGTTGGCACCGTCATGA